The following coding sequences are from one Fimbriimonadaceae bacterium window:
- a CDS encoding SDR family NAD(P)-dependent oxidoreductase: MSSRVVITGATGGIGREAALALAKDGHSLVLVSRRLDRLVELAQDCLRAGARSADAAALDLADRATGPRVADHVQALGAGDIVLVNVAGVAAFGPFHELSIDEHLRQIEVNLVGLVSVTHALLPQMLESGGGQIINVLSIAAQTTFPHSEAYSASKAGAHAFGKSLSASYRSQGLRVTSLFPGATDTPLWDTQAGSPPREDMLTAQSVGQVVRDLVKLPRDRVVDEMTITPPKGVL, translated from the coding sequence GTGAGTAGCCGTGTCGTCATCACCGGGGCGACCGGCGGGATCGGTCGCGAAGCGGCTCTGGCCCTGGCCAAAGACGGCCACTCCCTGGTGCTTGTCTCACGAAGACTGGACCGCCTGGTCGAGCTGGCCCAGGACTGCCTGCGCGCCGGGGCGCGGTCGGCGGACGCCGCCGCCCTCGACTTGGCCGACCGGGCGACCGGGCCACGCGTCGCCGACCACGTGCAGGCCCTGGGGGCCGGCGACATCGTCTTGGTCAACGTGGCCGGGGTCGCCGCGTTCGGCCCGTTCCACGAGCTCTCCATTGACGAACACTTGCGGCAAATCGAGGTGAACTTGGTCGGCCTGGTTTCGGTGACCCACGCCCTGCTACCCCAAATGCTGGAGTCGGGGGGCGGGCAGATCATCAACGTCCTCAGCATCGCCGCACAGACCACGTTCCCTCATTCGGAGGCCTATTCGGCCAGCAAGGCAGGGGCCCACGCGTTTGGAAAGTCGCTTTCGGCCAGCTATCGTTCGCAGGGGCTCCGGGTCACGTCGCTGTTCCCGGGCGCGACGGACACGCCGCTTTGGGACACCCAAGCCGGCTCACCGCCGCGCGAGGACATGCTGACGGCGCAGTCAGTCGGGCAGGTGGTCCGCGACCTTGTCAAACTCCCACGCGACCGAGTTGTGGACGAGATGACGATCACGCCCCCCAAGGGCGTCCTGTAG
- a CDS encoding glycine C-acetyltransferase, translated as MNARLQNWLAEQIGQLKDQHLYKVPRILETPAGGRVTMDHKEVVNLASNNYLGLANHPKVVAAAHEALDKWGVGAGAVRWIGGTMEVHDELEERLAKFKKVEAVLVFTSGFTANSGCIPAVLTKDDVVISDELNHASIIDGVRLSPAAYKKSEGWVYGHKDMGHLEDCLSRAQGFGKRMVITDGVFSMDGDIAPLPAIVELCEKYDAFLMVDDAHASGVLGKNGAGTASHFDLYGRVDIQLGTLSKALGVVGGYIAGSAVLKDWLINRGRPYLFSTAHPPMVAAALVAALDVMENDPTPMTRLWDNTRRWKAMLQEAGFDTMGSETPITPVYVGDEAKAQAMEKALFEEGVYALAILYPTVARGKSRIRTMPSAAHTEEDLEFALGAFKRARDKVS; from the coding sequence ATGAACGCCCGCCTGCAAAACTGGTTGGCCGAGCAGATCGGACAACTGAAGGACCAACACCTCTACAAGGTGCCCCGCATCCTGGAGACGCCGGCGGGCGGGCGGGTGACGATGGACCACAAGGAGGTCGTCAATCTCGCCAGCAACAACTACCTTGGGCTGGCCAACCATCCCAAGGTCGTCGCCGCGGCCCACGAGGCCCTGGACAAGTGGGGGGTCGGAGCCGGCGCGGTGCGGTGGATCGGCGGGACGATGGAGGTCCACGACGAACTGGAAGAGCGCCTGGCGAAGTTCAAGAAGGTGGAGGCGGTGCTGGTGTTCACCAGCGGGTTCACCGCCAACAGCGGTTGTATCCCCGCCGTGCTGACCAAGGACGACGTCGTCATCAGTGACGAACTCAACCACGCCTCGATCATCGACGGTGTCCGGTTGTCGCCGGCGGCCTATAAGAAGAGCGAAGGGTGGGTCTATGGCCACAAGGACATGGGCCACCTGGAAGACTGCTTGTCCCGGGCCCAAGGCTTTGGCAAGCGGATGGTGATCACCGACGGCGTCTTCAGCATGGACGGCGACATCGCCCCGCTCCCTGCGATCGTCGAGTTGTGCGAGAAGTACGACGCCTTCCTCATGGTGGACGACGCGCATGCGAGCGGGGTACTGGGCAAGAACGGCGCGGGAACCGCGTCGCACTTTGACCTCTACGGCCGGGTCGACATCCAGTTGGGCACCTTGAGCAAGGCCCTCGGCGTGGTCGGCGGGTACATCGCCGGTTCGGCCGTCCTGAAAGACTGGCTGATCAACCGCGGCCGGCCGTACCTCTTCAGCACCGCCCATCCGCCAATGGTCGCCGCCGCCTTGGTCGCGGCCCTCGACGTCATGGAGAACGACCCGACCCCGATGACGCGCCTGTGGGACAACACCCGGCGGTGGAAGGCGATGCTGCAGGAGGCAGGGTTCGACACCATGGGAAGCGAGACGCCGATCACACCGGTCTACGTGGGTGACGAGGCCAAGGCGCAAGCGATGGAAAAGGCCCTCTTCGAGGAAGGGGTCTACGCGCTGGCGATCCTGTATCCCACCGTCGCCCGGGGCAAGTCGCGGATCCGCACGATGCCCAGCGCCGCCCACACCGAGGAGGACCTCGAGTTCGCCTTGGGGGCGTTCAAGCGGGCCCGCGACAAAGTCTCGTGA
- the murA gene encoding UDP-N-acetylglucosamine 1-carboxyvinyltransferase, whose amino-acid sequence MDVLKIIGGRPLRGDVQVPGSKNAALALLSSVFLSSGKITLRSAPQISDVDIKLNLIAGYGTGIERDGKDIFLDCSDIRAYEPSEAMVRPIRTSFYLLGPILARVGHAVLPMPGGCRIGARPVDLHLKGLHALGAEVELRNGCYIGRAPKLTGAEIYLDFPSAGATQHLMATATLAEGVTTIENAAMEPEVVSLADFLVRMGARIEGAGTSTITIRGVKELGDADFLVPSDRVQASTYLLAGAITGGDVTVRGVLPECQAALVHKLREAGVDGDEGPDWVRVSGRARPNGIRVKTMPYPGFPTDIQQPMAALLTMADGPSVVEETIYESRTGHVNELNRMGAKMRIEGKSVVINGVNGLSGATVEASDLRAGAALVLAGLAAEGETVVKNVHYIDRGYEDLEATLVSLGGDIERVGESRGLEATLV is encoded by the coding sequence ATGGACGTTTTAAAGATCATTGGAGGGCGCCCCTTGCGGGGCGACGTGCAGGTGCCGGGTAGCAAAAATGCCGCCTTGGCACTGTTGTCGTCAGTGTTTTTGAGCAGCGGCAAGATCACTTTGCGGAGCGCACCGCAGATTTCGGACGTCGATATCAAGCTCAATTTGATCGCAGGCTACGGCACTGGGATCGAGCGTGACGGGAAAGACATCTTCCTCGACTGCTCCGACATCCGGGCCTACGAGCCGTCGGAGGCAATGGTGCGTCCGATCCGGACGTCCTTCTACCTCTTGGGCCCGATCTTGGCCCGGGTCGGCCATGCCGTCCTGCCCATGCCGGGGGGATGCCGCATCGGTGCGCGCCCGGTCGACCTTCACCTCAAGGGGCTCCACGCCCTGGGTGCCGAGGTCGAACTGCGCAACGGGTGCTACATCGGCCGGGCGCCGAAACTCACCGGCGCGGAGATCTACCTGGACTTTCCCAGCGCCGGCGCGACCCAGCACTTGATGGCCACCGCGACGTTGGCCGAAGGCGTCACGACGATCGAGAACGCCGCCATGGAGCCCGAGGTGGTCTCCCTTGCCGACTTCCTCGTCCGCATGGGGGCCCGAATCGAGGGTGCCGGCACCTCCACGATCACGATCCGTGGCGTGAAGGAACTGGGCGACGCCGACTTCCTGGTGCCGTCAGACCGCGTCCAAGCCTCGACCTACCTCTTGGCCGGCGCGATCACCGGGGGCGACGTGACCGTCCGTGGCGTGTTGCCCGAATGTCAGGCCGCCCTTGTGCATAAGTTGCGCGAAGCGGGGGTCGACGGTGACGAAGGGCCGGATTGGGTGCGTGTGTCGGGCCGGGCCAGACCGAACGGAATCCGCGTCAAGACGATGCCTTACCCTGGGTTTCCGACCGACATCCAGCAGCCGATGGCGGCGTTGCTCACCATGGCCGACGGGCCGAGCGTGGTCGAGGAGACCATCTATGAGTCCCGTACCGGCCACGTCAACGAGCTGAACCGCATGGGGGCGAAGATGCGCATCGAGGGGAAGTCGGTGGTCATCAACGGAGTCAACGGCTTGAGCGGGGCGACCGTGGAGGCCAGCGACCTGCGCGCCGGGGCGGCCTTGGTCTTGGCCGGGCTTGCCGCCGAGGGCGAGACGGTCGTCAAGAACGTCCACTACATTGACCGTGGATATGAAGACCTTGAGGCGACCTTGGTGTCGTTGGGTGGGGACATCGAGCGTGTGGGCGAGTCCCGCGGCCTTGAGGCCACCCTGGTCTAG
- a CDS encoding ABC transporter permease, with protein MIGTLVDVLRFATPIGLAATGETVGQKAGVINVGLEGMMLAGTYAAVVASGASGNPWLGLAAGVAASVVLGLAQAYFTLKLAADQVVVGTVVNLLAMGVTSALFRLQFGTSGKLLSVPTFPKLPGGLDIVLVLGLVAAAVAGVVLTRTRIGLALRACGEFPQAVTAAGFSVMRLRLAALVMGAVTAGVAGAYLSLGIAGSFAENMTSGRGFIALAMVTFGRWKPLWVAAATVFVGAADWAQFSAFAQGSAMPPQAWRALPYVLAFVVLVVAGRGAGAPASLGVPMREEA; from the coding sequence ATGATCGGCACCTTGGTCGACGTGCTCCGGTTTGCGACGCCGATCGGCCTGGCCGCGACTGGCGAGACGGTCGGGCAGAAGGCAGGGGTCATCAACGTCGGCTTGGAGGGGATGATGCTGGCGGGCACCTATGCCGCCGTCGTCGCCAGCGGGGCCTCCGGGAACCCGTGGCTGGGCCTCGCCGCAGGAGTGGCGGCATCGGTGGTCCTCGGCCTGGCCCAGGCCTACTTCACCCTGAAGCTCGCCGCGGACCAAGTGGTGGTCGGGACGGTGGTGAACCTGCTCGCCATGGGCGTGACCAGTGCCTTGTTCCGGCTCCAGTTCGGGACGTCGGGCAAGCTCCTGAGCGTGCCGACCTTCCCAAAACTGCCCGGCGGGCTCGACATCGTGCTCGTCCTCGGCTTGGTCGCGGCGGCGGTCGCGGGAGTCGTCTTGACGCGCACCCGGATTGGCCTGGCTTTGCGGGCGTGCGGCGAGTTTCCCCAAGCCGTGACGGCGGCAGGGTTCTCCGTGATGCGGCTGAGGCTTGCCGCATTGGTCATGGGAGCCGTGACGGCAGGCGTCGCGGGGGCGTATCTGAGCTTGGGGATCGCCGGTTCGTTCGCCGAGAACATGACTTCGGGCCGGGGGTTCATCGCTTTGGCCATGGTCACGTTCGGTCGGTGGAAGCCCCTCTGGGTCGCGGCGGCGACGGTCTTCGTCGGCGCGGCGGACTGGGCGCAGTTCAGCGCCTTCGCCCAAGGCTCGGCGATGCCTCCCCAGGCGTGGCGCGCCCTGCCGTATGTCTTGGCCTTCGTCGTCTTGGTCGTCGCCGGCCGTGGCGCCGGCGCACCGGCCAGCCTGGGTGTGCCGATGCGGGAGGAAGCATGA
- a CDS encoding 6-carboxytetrahydropterin synthase, which translates to MSRLVTMSRRVTFSAGHRYWRDDLSADENRALFGRWASPYNHGHNYVLWVRARGPVDPTTGMVVNIKWIDDVLQERVVRALDQRSLNDEVPALAGVSPSLENLMAYLRRTLGDLPGGAELTGLRLDETEDLRAEWTAPSDMLTLTRTYEFAAAHRLHADGLSEEENVRLYGKCHHAAGHGHNYVLEVSVAGVPDPSSGMVCRLEDLDAVVEELVISKYDHKNLDVDIEALRGRPSTSENVASAIFDALVGKVPAKLVKVTLFETARNAFEVAAGE; encoded by the coding sequence ATGAGCCGCCTGGTGACGATGTCGCGCCGCGTCACCTTCAGCGCGGGCCATCGGTATTGGCGAGACGACCTTTCGGCAGACGAAAACCGTGCCCTCTTCGGCCGCTGGGCGTCACCCTATAACCACGGGCACAACTACGTCTTGTGGGTGAGGGCCCGTGGGCCCGTCGACCCGACGACCGGTATGGTCGTCAACATCAAGTGGATCGACGACGTGCTCCAGGAGCGGGTCGTCCGTGCACTCGACCAAAGGAGCCTGAACGACGAAGTCCCGGCATTGGCCGGGGTGTCACCCAGCTTGGAGAACTTGATGGCGTACCTGCGCCGTACCCTGGGCGACCTACCGGGAGGTGCCGAGCTGACGGGGCTCCGGCTGGACGAAACCGAAGACTTGCGGGCCGAGTGGACCGCACCGAGCGACATGCTGACCCTGACACGCACCTATGAGTTTGCCGCTGCCCACCGGCTTCACGCCGACGGCCTGTCCGAAGAGGAGAACGTCCGTCTGTACGGAAAGTGCCACCACGCCGCCGGGCATGGGCACAACTATGTCCTCGAGGTCAGTGTCGCTGGTGTGCCCGACCCGTCCAGCGGGATGGTCTGCCGATTGGAGGACCTCGACGCTGTTGTAGAAGAATTGGTTATCAGTAAGTATGACCATAAAAACCTGGATGTAGACATCGAGGCGCTCCGGGGACGGCCGTCCACCAGCGAGAACGTCGCCTCGGCCATATTCGACGCGCTGGTGGGCAAGGTGCCGGCCAAGTTGGTGAAGGTGACCCTCTTTGAGACGGCCCGGAACGCCTTCGAGGTGGCAGCAGGTGAGTAG
- a CDS encoding ABC transporter permease: MKFLVSAVGMVAILALTLAAFGLDVPRSLGLIAEGAFNPNYGWPTTLTRATPLCLTALGMAVAWRAGMYNIGGEGQYLVGALAAAGAAVLLAPVAAPVWAPVMLCSGVVGGAGWASLATWAWLKRGVQLVVSTILLNFVAVEAVAWAVRGPLQEPSHQRPMTAAVPNDAMLLQLVRGTSLHSGVFVAALAVVGVWVYMSFTKQGLVLRVVGANPRLARTERLPVDRTHAVAMAVSGGLCGLAGAVDFAGVTGRLGDGFSQNWGFLAIPVALLGGLEPLWVAVSALYFGVLFAGTENLTRYTPIGNTVVVVVQATAVLAFLALGQLMARRPRRVEETA, translated from the coding sequence GTGAAGTTCCTGGTCTCCGCGGTCGGCATGGTCGCCATCCTTGCCCTGACCTTGGCCGCTTTCGGCCTCGACGTCCCTCGCTCTCTGGGGCTCATCGCCGAGGGCGCCTTCAACCCGAACTACGGGTGGCCGACGACCCTGACCCGGGCGACGCCGCTCTGCCTGACCGCCCTCGGCATGGCGGTGGCGTGGCGGGCGGGCATGTACAACATCGGAGGGGAAGGACAGTATCTGGTCGGGGCCTTGGCGGCGGCCGGGGCGGCCGTCCTGCTTGCCCCCGTGGCGGCGCCGGTCTGGGCGCCGGTGATGCTGTGCAGCGGCGTCGTGGGCGGCGCGGGGTGGGCGTCACTGGCGACCTGGGCGTGGCTTAAGCGCGGAGTCCAGTTGGTCGTCTCGACAATCTTGCTCAACTTTGTCGCCGTGGAGGCCGTGGCGTGGGCCGTCCGGGGGCCGCTCCAGGAGCCCAGCCACCAACGGCCGATGACGGCGGCCGTCCCGAACGACGCGATGCTGCTCCAACTTGTGAGGGGGACAAGCCTGCACAGCGGCGTCTTCGTCGCCGCCTTGGCCGTCGTGGGGGTCTGGGTCTACATGTCCTTCACGAAGCAGGGGCTCGTCCTGCGGGTGGTCGGGGCCAACCCACGGCTGGCGCGTACCGAGCGCCTGCCCGTGGACCGGACCCATGCGGTGGCCATGGCCGTCTCCGGCGGACTGTGCGGCCTGGCCGGGGCGGTCGACTTTGCCGGAGTCACCGGGCGGCTCGGCGACGGTTTCTCGCAGAACTGGGGTTTCCTCGCCATCCCGGTCGCCCTCCTCGGTGGCCTTGAGCCGTTGTGGGTCGCGGTTTCGGCCTTGTATTTCGGGGTGCTGTTCGCCGGCACGGAAAACCTGACCCGCTACACGCCGATCGGTAACACCGTCGTCGTGGTGGTCCAGGCGACCGCCGTGCTCGCCTTCCTGGCCCTTGGGCAGTTGATGGCCCGGCGTCCAAGGCGGGTGGAGGAGACGGCATGA
- a CDS encoding acetylxylan esterase produces MTLIGALLLATTPLVLDYTSREVHFKGYKDFELVGTYLAPKGKTAGPAVMLVAGSGPTDRNGDSGPLKIGTLREIAEGMAARGIATLRYDKRSVAATYRAKFPAKLSDYEDFFSFEAFTGDAEGGMAWLRSQPEVDPTRTAVLGHSEGGLIALAIAGRVKPKGLILVATAGRDLGVVVEEQIGQGFSAQFTPKDTLAKLVSDTKRAVASVRNGSPVPQDIHPALKAVFPSYAARLLHSEMTINPVDLAKEFHGPALLVQGDKDVQISVDRDLPLLRSALPHADVMVVKGGTHCLKVWKDAKDPGFGGPVVPGTVGQMADWASKNL; encoded by the coding sequence ATGACTCTCATCGGAGCACTCTTGTTGGCGACGACCCCGCTGGTCTTGGACTACACCTCGCGCGAGGTCCATTTTAAGGGATACAAGGACTTTGAACTTGTCGGCACGTACCTGGCCCCCAAGGGCAAGACGGCCGGACCCGCCGTCATGCTCGTCGCGGGGAGCGGCCCGACGGACCGAAATGGTGACTCCGGCCCCCTGAAAATCGGGACTCTGAGGGAGATCGCCGAGGGCATGGCCGCTCGCGGCATCGCCACCCTTCGCTACGACAAGCGGTCTGTGGCGGCGACATACCGGGCCAAGTTTCCGGCCAAGCTCAGCGACTACGAGGACTTCTTCAGCTTTGAAGCGTTCACCGGCGACGCGGAAGGCGGGATGGCATGGTTGCGGTCCCAGCCTGAGGTCGACCCCACGCGGACAGCCGTACTGGGACACAGCGAGGGAGGCCTGATCGCCCTGGCGATCGCGGGCCGGGTCAAGCCCAAGGGCCTGATCCTGGTCGCCACGGCGGGCCGCGACCTGGGTGTCGTCGTGGAGGAGCAGATCGGCCAAGGGTTCTCCGCCCAGTTCACGCCGAAGGACACTCTGGCGAAACTGGTCTCCGACACCAAGCGTGCGGTGGCGTCGGTCCGCAATGGTTCGCCCGTCCCTCAGGACATCCATCCCGCCCTCAAGGCGGTGTTCCCCAGCTATGCGGCCCGGCTCCTGCACTCGGAAATGACGATCAACCCCGTCGACCTGGCCAAAGAGTTCCACGGACCGGCCCTGCTCGTCCAAGGGGACAAGGACGTGCAGATATCGGTCGACCGGGACCTGCCCCTGCTCCGCTCCGCGCTACCCCATGCCGACGTCATGGTCGTCAAGGGCGGCACGCACTGCCTCAAGGTTTGGAAGGACGCGAAGGACCCGGGGTTTGGCGGCCCTGTCGTCCCCGGCACCGTCGGCCAGATGGCCGACTGGGCGTCCAAGAACCTGTGA
- a CDS encoding HNH endonuclease: protein MTPYDVLLLNANYEPLNVCNIRRAVSLVLLGKAEVIEGSERALRTSEGALKVPSVVKMRYHVRRPIPKLRLSRHSVLARDNFTCQYCGSTRDLTIDHVVPRWMGGPCTWENLVACCRRCNLKKGDKTVQAANMKLRTTPKRPHYVPYLSLQKYIRAMQRDDWQFYLPVFDEFTKTVVN, encoded by the coding sequence ATGACCCCGTATGACGTCCTCCTCTTGAACGCCAACTACGAGCCCCTCAACGTCTGCAACATCCGGCGGGCCGTCAGTCTGGTGCTCCTCGGCAAAGCCGAAGTGATCGAGGGCTCGGAGCGGGCCCTGCGCACCAGCGAAGGCGCCCTCAAGGTGCCGTCGGTGGTCAAAATGCGCTACCACGTCCGCCGGCCGATCCCCAAGTTGCGCCTGTCGCGCCATTCCGTTCTCGCCCGGGACAACTTCACCTGCCAGTACTGCGGGTCGACCCGAGACCTCACGATCGACCACGTCGTCCCCCGATGGATGGGCGGCCCCTGCACATGGGAAAACCTCGTCGCCTGTTGCCGCCGGTGTAACCTCAAGAAGGGCGACAAGACGGTGCAGGCCGCCAACATGAAGCTGAGGACGACTCCCAAACGACCGCACTACGTGCCCTACCTGTCCTTGCAAAAGTACATCCGGGCCATGCAACGCGACGATTGGCAGTTCTATCTGCCCGTCTTCGACGAGTTCACCAAGACCGTCGTCAACTGA
- a CDS encoding rod shape-determining protein encodes MKLVAAIGIDLGTANIIVYRRGKGIVLSEPTVVAIANNTKKVLAVGRAAREMLGRTPGHITAIKPMRDGVIAEYTVTERMLEFIRKQTIGHQIVKPFALICVPSGVTNVERRAVIKAAKEAGFGRAEVIEEPMAAAIGAGLPISQPGGNMVVDIGGGTTDIAVISMGGIVLSQSLRVGGDKMDEAIVRHVRHVYNLSIGDPTAEDVKIKIGSAYPMDQELRMSIRGRDLIAGLPRTVEVSSDEIREALTEPVRAIAEKLCAALEMTPPELSSDIIERGITLTGGGALLRGLDKLLASVTEIPVRVADNAMHAVAIGTGRALDEMDAIVASGAVTPV; translated from the coding sequence TTGAAACTCGTCGCCGCCATCGGGATCGACCTCGGGACCGCCAACATCATCGTATACCGGCGCGGCAAGGGCATCGTGCTCAGCGAGCCGACCGTCGTGGCCATTGCCAATAACACAAAAAAGGTGTTGGCAGTCGGCCGGGCCGCCCGCGAGATGCTGGGGCGCACCCCGGGACACATCACCGCGATCAAGCCGATGCGCGACGGGGTCATCGCCGAGTACACCGTCACCGAACGGATGCTGGAGTTCATCCGCAAGCAGACGATCGGCCATCAGATCGTCAAGCCGTTCGCGTTGATTTGCGTCCCCAGCGGGGTCACCAATGTGGAGCGCCGGGCAGTCATCAAGGCGGCCAAAGAGGCCGGGTTCGGCCGGGCGGAGGTCATCGAGGAGCCGATGGCGGCGGCGATCGGGGCGGGTCTGCCGATCAGCCAACCCGGCGGCAACATGGTCGTCGACATCGGCGGCGGCACCACCGACATCGCCGTCATCTCGATGGGAGGCATCGTCCTTTCCCAGAGCCTGAGGGTGGGTGGGGACAAGATGGACGAGGCGATCGTCCGGCACGTCCGGCATGTCTACAACCTTTCCATCGGCGACCCGACTGCCGAGGACGTGAAGATCAAGATCGGTTCGGCCTACCCGATGGACCAGGAGCTCCGGATGTCGATCCGGGGGCGCGACCTGATCGCCGGCCTGCCGAGGACCGTCGAGGTTTCCAGTGACGAGATCCGCGAGGCGTTGACCGAGCCGGTGCGCGCCATCGCCGAAAAACTCTGTGCCGCCCTCGAAATGACTCCGCCCGAATTGTCCAGCGACATCATCGAACGCGGGATCACCCTGACCGGAGGTGGCGCGTTGTTGCGTGGACTAGACAAACTTTTGGCGTCCGTCACAGAGATCCCCGTACGAGTGGCCGACAACGCGATGCATGCGGTGGCGATCGGCACCGGACGGGCGCTTGACGAGATGGACGCCATTGTCGCAAGTGGAGCGGTGACCCCCGTATGA
- a CDS encoding ATP-binding cassette domain-containing protein yields MVGGQAERLEARGVSKAFGSVRALVDVDLAFEPGQVHAVLGENGAGKSTLMGVLAGFVKLDHGAVFYGDRALPGGDPVAARQSGIHLVHQHFMLVPEFTARENIALATMGSLNGRLDTDALVEGAVAWAGRLGWELPLDDKASQTAVGVQQRIEILKALAQDSRVLVLDEPTAVLSPDEVADLFRVLRQLAAEGRAVVLIAHKLAEVLSVADRVAVLRSGRKVAEADAKDVDAAQLERWMVGERPPATLVAGSGPGMTVLSGQGLVVTGDRGNRAVDGVDLTCRAGEVLGIGGVDGNGQLELAEALAGVRDLAGGHLDRPDRTGFVPQDRRHDGLALDLSVEDNLVVGMLADPRLTRGPFLDRRQARATAKGLVEKFAVKVASPRDPAGSLSGGNQQKVVVSRVLSQRPDLLVVMNPTRGLDVRATDFVHTVIRQAAADGAAVVLFTTDLDELDLLADRKVYMSAGRFSASVGGGA; encoded by the coding sequence GTGGTGGGGGGCCAGGCCGAACGGCTGGAGGCACGGGGCGTCAGCAAGGCGTTCGGCTCCGTCCGCGCCTTGGTCGATGTCGATTTAGCCTTCGAGCCTGGTCAGGTCCATGCGGTCTTGGGTGAGAACGGCGCGGGCAAGTCCACTCTGATGGGGGTCTTGGCCGGGTTTGTGAAGCTCGACCATGGGGCCGTCTTTTATGGTGACCGGGCCCTGCCAGGCGGTGACCCCGTCGCCGCACGGCAGTCGGGGATCCACCTGGTCCACCAGCACTTCATGCTGGTGCCCGAGTTCACCGCCCGCGAGAACATCGCTCTGGCGACAATGGGCAGTTTGAACGGACGCCTCGACACCGACGCCTTGGTCGAGGGTGCCGTCGCGTGGGCCGGCCGCCTGGGTTGGGAACTACCCCTGGACGACAAGGCGTCGCAGACCGCCGTCGGCGTGCAGCAACGGATCGAGATTCTCAAAGCCTTGGCCCAAGACTCCCGCGTGCTCGTGTTGGACGAGCCCACTGCCGTGCTCTCCCCTGACGAAGTCGCCGACCTCTTCCGGGTCTTGCGGCAGTTGGCGGCAGAGGGCAGGGCGGTGGTTCTGATCGCCCACAAGCTCGCCGAGGTGCTCTCGGTGGCAGACCGCGTGGCCGTGTTGAGGTCGGGCCGCAAGGTGGCGGAGGCGGACGCCAAGGACGTCGACGCGGCCCAGCTGGAGCGGTGGATGGTCGGCGAGCGGCCGCCGGCGACCCTCGTGGCGGGTTCGGGACCGGGAATGACCGTCCTGTCCGGCCAGGGTCTGGTCGTCACCGGCGACCGGGGCAATCGGGCGGTCGACGGTGTCGACCTGACGTGCCGCGCCGGCGAGGTGCTCGGGATCGGAGGTGTCGACGGCAACGGCCAGTTAGAGTTGGCCGAGGCTTTGGCCGGGGTGCGTGACCTTGCCGGTGGCCACTTGGACCGGCCCGACCGGACCGGCTTCGTCCCCCAAGACCGGCGGCATGACGGCTTGGCCCTCGATCTCTCGGTCGAAGACAACCTCGTGGTGGGCATGCTCGCCGACCCTCGGCTGACCCGCGGCCCGTTCTTGGACCGGCGACAGGCGCGGGCGACGGCCAAGGGTCTGGTCGAAAAGTTTGCCGTCAAGGTCGCATCACCCCGCGACCCGGCGGGGAGCTTGAGCGGGGGGAACCAGCAGAAGGTCGTGGTCAGCAGGGTGCTGAGCCAACGGCCCGACCTTCTCGTTGTGATGAACCCCACCAGGGGCCTCGATGTGCGGGCGACAGACTTCGTCCACACGGTTATTCGACAGGCTGCCGCGGACGGGGCGGCGGTCGTCCTCTTCACCACCGACCTTGACGAGTTGGACCTGCTCGCCGACCGCAAGGTCTACATGTCGGCGGGGCGGTTCTCGGCGTCGGTCGGAGGCGGGGCGTGA